In the Helianthus annuus cultivar XRQ/B chromosome 11, HanXRQr2.0-SUNRISE, whole genome shotgun sequence genome, one interval contains:
- the LOC110887629 gene encoding transcription factor NAI1, protein MAQDLSSMWLSELEMENQGFMNQDDMSECFTDRSIQTLTRFEEQTEMNPLSCDNKASSINTMCQTQKTVAATSLSSSNTFTISFGKQNTKHVPPFDDSIGVEISGTCTGKVQTMARTPVKVQDHVLAERKRREKLNRQLISLSSLLPNLRKVILVSCFD, encoded by the exons ATGGCCCAAGATCTGTCGTCAATGTGGTTATCGGAACTG GAAATGGAAAATCAAGGGTTCATGAATCAAGATGATATGAGCGAATGTTTTACTGATAGATCTATCCAGACTCTAACTAGATTTGAAGAACAGACTGAAATGAATCCGCTTAGTTGTGATAACAAGGCTAGTAGCATTAACACAATGTGTCAAACTCAAAAGACTGTGGCTGCTACTAGTCTTTCATCATCCAACACTTTCACTATATCTTTTGGAAAACAAAACACTAAACACGTCCCCCCGTTTGATGACTCAATCGGTGTTGAAATTTCTGGTACATGTACAGGAAAGGTTCAGACCATGGCCAGGACTCCAGTTAAGGTTCAAGATCATGTGTTGGCGGAGAGGAAGAGAAGAGAAAAGTTAAACCGGCAGTTGATATCTTTGTCTTCCCTCCTTCCTAACCTTAGAAAGGTAATATTAGTTTCTTGTTTTGATTAA